In Pseudoduganella albidiflava, a single window of DNA contains:
- the ypfJ gene encoding KPN_02809 family neutral zinc metallopeptidase: MKWEGNRESDNVEDRRGDGGGGGGGGGFSFGGGSLSIGGVVIALILSFVFGINPLTLLGGMEGGAPPQQQQATGPKATANDTETRFMKTVLADTEDTWGALFSAQGAQYQPPTLVLFTGRTSTACGTGQSSTGPFYCPADRKVYIDLAFYRLMKERFHVSGEFAQAYVIAHEVGHHVQHLLGVSDQVHQAQQSASETEGNALSVRLELQADCFAGVWAFHANRSRQILEQGDVEAALSAATAIGDDALQRQAQGYVVPDSFTHGTSAQRTRWFRTGLESGDVAQCDTFKARQL; encoded by the coding sequence ATGAAGTGGGAAGGCAACCGGGAAAGCGATAACGTGGAAGACCGCCGCGGCGATGGCGGCGGCGGTGGCGGTGGCGGAGGATTCAGCTTTGGCGGCGGCTCGCTGTCGATCGGCGGCGTGGTCATCGCGCTGATCCTGTCCTTTGTCTTCGGCATCAATCCGCTCACCCTGCTGGGCGGCATGGAAGGCGGCGCGCCGCCGCAGCAGCAGCAGGCCACCGGGCCGAAGGCGACCGCCAACGACACCGAAACCCGCTTCATGAAGACGGTGCTGGCCGATACCGAGGATACCTGGGGCGCGCTGTTCAGCGCCCAGGGCGCGCAGTACCAGCCGCCCACGCTGGTGCTGTTCACCGGCCGCACCTCCACCGCCTGCGGCACCGGCCAGTCGTCCACCGGGCCGTTCTACTGCCCGGCCGACCGCAAGGTGTACATCGATCTCGCCTTCTACCGCCTGATGAAGGAGCGCTTCCACGTCTCTGGCGAATTCGCGCAGGCGTACGTGATCGCGCATGAGGTGGGACACCACGTGCAGCACCTGCTGGGCGTGTCGGACCAGGTGCACCAGGCACAGCAGAGCGCCAGCGAGACGGAAGGCAACGCGCTGTCCGTGCGGCTGGAACTGCAGGCCGACTGCTTTGCCGGCGTGTGGGCCTTCCATGCGAACCGCTCGCGGCAGATCCTCGAGCAGGGCGACGTGGAAGCGGCGCTGTCGGCCGCCACCGCCATCGGCGACGATGCCCTGCAGCGCCAGGCCCAGGGCTACGTGGTGCCCGATTCCTTCACGCACGGCACCTCGGCGCAGCGCACGCGCTGGTTCCGCACCGGGCTGGAATCCGGCGACGTGGCGCAGTGCGATACCTTCAAGGCGCGGCAGCTGTAA
- the coq7 gene encoding 2-polyprenyl-3-methyl-6-methoxy-1,4-benzoquinone monooxygenase — translation MSSKFHFHTPLDRFICSADKALRVLSGVSSASRPTPAAHVDDTELSEDESRHSAGLIRVDHVGEVMAQALYNSQARFAKSDTLREHFEHASREEEDHLAWTAQRLKELNSHVSVLAPLFYAGAYALGTVAAKMGDPHSLGFVVETERQVEKHLERHLESLPENDRKSRAIVDQMRIDEIAHGKAAQDAGAAQTPLPVRVAMTAMSKLMTGTAYYV, via the coding sequence ATGAGCTCCAAATTCCATTTCCATACTCCCCTCGACCGCTTCATCTGCAGCGCCGACAAGGCGCTGCGCGTCTTGTCCGGCGTGTCGTCCGCCTCCCGTCCGACGCCGGCGGCACACGTGGACGATACCGAACTGAGCGAGGATGAAAGCCGCCACAGCGCCGGCCTGATCCGCGTCGACCACGTGGGCGAGGTGATGGCGCAGGCGCTCTACAACTCGCAGGCCCGCTTCGCCAAGAGCGACACGCTGCGCGAACACTTCGAGCACGCCAGCCGCGAAGAGGAAGACCACCTGGCCTGGACGGCGCAGCGGCTGAAGGAACTCAATTCGCATGTCAGCGTGCTGGCCCCGCTGTTCTATGCCGGTGCGTACGCGCTCGGCACCGTGGCGGCCAAGATGGGCGATCCGCACAGCCTGGGCTTCGTGGTCGAGACCGAGCGGCAGGTCGAGAAGCACCTCGAGCGCCACCTGGAAAGCCTGCCGGAAAATGACAGGAAATCCCGCGCCATCGTGGACCAGATGCGCATCGACGAGATCGCGCACGGCAAGGCGGCCCAGGATGCCGGCGCGGCGCAGACGCCGCTGCCGGTGCGCGTGGCGATGACGGCGATGTCGAAGCTGATGACCGGTACCGCGTACTACGTCTGA
- a CDS encoding ABC transporter ATP-binding protein — protein sequence MELRIRNLSKTYANGVVALDNITLDIPAGMFGLLGPNGAGKSTLMRILATLQECDTGSVFFGDLDVLDEKDAVRRVLGYLPQDFGLYPKVTAYELLDHFAVLKGLSHRARRREVVDGLLQQTNLFDVRNQKLGTFSGGMRQRFGIAQALLGDPRLIIVDEPTAGLDPQERVRFHNLLSDIGDERTVILSTHIVSDVADLCSNMAIINKGQLLLTGATQQLVDDISCKIWARFIDKRELAYFQQRHTIISTRLLSGRTLIHAYSDDDPGDGFEEAIGDLEDVYFATIAGRHAADACD from the coding sequence ATGGAACTACGCATCCGCAACCTGTCGAAGACCTACGCCAATGGCGTGGTTGCGCTGGATAACATCACGCTGGACATCCCCGCCGGCATGTTTGGCCTGCTGGGCCCGAACGGCGCCGGCAAGTCGACGCTGATGCGCATCCTCGCCACGCTGCAGGAATGCGATACCGGCTCCGTGTTCTTCGGCGACCTCGACGTGCTCGATGAAAAGGATGCAGTGCGCCGTGTGCTCGGCTACCTGCCGCAGGATTTCGGCCTGTATCCGAAAGTGACCGCCTACGAGCTGCTGGACCACTTCGCCGTGCTGAAGGGCCTGTCGCATCGTGCGCGCCGGCGCGAAGTGGTCGACGGCCTGCTGCAGCAGACCAACCTGTTCGATGTGCGCAACCAGAAACTGGGCACCTTTTCCGGCGGCATGCGGCAGCGCTTCGGCATTGCCCAGGCCCTGCTGGGCGACCCCAGGCTGATCATCGTCGACGAGCCGACCGCCGGTCTCGATCCGCAAGAACGGGTGCGCTTCCACAACCTGCTGTCCGATATCGGCGACGAGCGCACCGTGATCCTGTCGACGCACATCGTCAGCGACGTGGCCGACCTGTGCTCGAACATGGCGATCATCAACAAGGGCCAGCTGCTGCTTACCGGCGCCACGCAGCAGCTGGTCGACGATATCAGCTGCAAGATCTGGGCGCGCTTCATCGACAAGCGCGAGCTGGCCTACTTCCAGCAGCGCCACACGATCATCTCCACCCGGCTGCTGTCCGGCCGCACGCTGATCCACGCCTACAGCGACGACGACCCGGGCGATGGC